One genomic window of Nitrosomonas sp. Is35 includes the following:
- a CDS encoding ATPase, T2SS/T4P/T4SS family, producing MSTVAMIQPQKNIVNNNNESAFSKNLQVIINKIYAANGVEEIMLETSKDICALLNADRFTIYSLNEDKSSFVSKVKTGFDSFQDLRLPVTENSIIGFAALQKKVVNIADVYDKSELKKFNPLLVFSHEVDKRTGYRTKQMLAVPILNADSRELMGVVQVINNRSNESFTTAIMEGVVEICRVLAIAFKQRQKPAQLLKSKYDYLILDAIISAPELELATRSARKKSCDLEDVLVDEFRMSLPLIGKALASFFQVKYEPFRADRIKPLDLLKNLKKDYVESNALLPIDETKDGLVILTLDPERVKSQRIANAIFPKQKIIYTVTTQREFNATVEQFFGGSQDEIGTGDINEMLTNLGTEDVEETAGEIEESSAATDNELVKLVNKIIIDAYKMGASDIHIEPYSGKEKTKVRFRKDGSLMPYIEVPAGYRNSMITRIKIMCDMDISEKRKPQDGKIKFRKFAPLDIELRVATIPSAGGLEDVVMRILAAGEPIPLDKMGFTEHNLEELKKIISKPYGLFFVCGPTGSGKTTTLHSVLKYLNRDDTKIWTAEDPVEITQRGLRQVQINVKAGLTFPAIMRSFLRADPDIIMVGEMRDKETTSIGIEASLTGHLVLATLHTNSAPESVIRLLDMGMDPFNFSDALLGVLAQRLAKRLCKNCKESYVASEHEVDTLLAEYCAELRNIDRFKADPDAALREIREQWIQQYGDDQGQITLYKAAGCDDCVGTGYSGRVGLHELMTATDALKKNIQERVRVADMLVTALGDGMRTLKQDGIEKVLQGITDIHQVRVVCIK from the coding sequence ATGAGTACAGTCGCGATGATCCAACCCCAAAAGAATATTGTAAATAACAATAACGAATCGGCTTTTTCCAAAAATCTGCAGGTTATTATCAATAAAATATACGCTGCAAATGGCGTTGAAGAAATCATGCTGGAAACTAGCAAGGATATTTGCGCATTGCTCAACGCGGACCGGTTTACCATTTACTCACTGAATGAAGATAAATCTTCTTTTGTTTCGAAGGTTAAAACTGGATTTGATTCTTTTCAGGATTTGAGACTACCGGTAACGGAAAACAGTATTATCGGTTTCGCCGCTTTGCAAAAGAAGGTGGTCAATATTGCAGATGTGTACGATAAAAGTGAGTTAAAAAAATTTAATCCACTGCTGGTTTTCTCCCATGAAGTGGATAAACGCACCGGTTATCGAACCAAACAGATGTTGGCGGTACCGATTCTGAACGCTGATAGCCGGGAACTGATGGGCGTGGTTCAGGTGATTAATAATAGATCGAATGAATCATTCACTACCGCGATCATGGAAGGGGTTGTGGAAATTTGCCGCGTTCTTGCGATTGCTTTTAAACAGCGTCAGAAGCCCGCTCAATTGCTCAAATCGAAATATGATTATCTGATTCTCGATGCAATCATCTCCGCTCCCGAGCTGGAGTTGGCGACACGCTCGGCACGTAAAAAAAGCTGTGATCTGGAAGATGTGCTGGTTGACGAATTCCGCATGAGTTTGCCGCTCATCGGCAAGGCACTAGCTTCTTTTTTTCAGGTTAAGTATGAGCCTTTTAGAGCGGACAGGATTAAACCGCTTGATCTGCTTAAGAATTTAAAAAAAGATTATGTTGAAAGTAATGCCTTATTGCCGATTGATGAAACCAAAGATGGCCTGGTAATACTTACACTGGATCCCGAACGGGTTAAGTCGCAGCGTATTGCCAATGCAATTTTTCCCAAGCAAAAGATCATTTACACGGTTACTACACAAAGAGAATTTAATGCTACGGTCGAACAATTTTTTGGTGGCAGCCAGGATGAGATCGGTACCGGCGACATCAATGAAATGCTTACTAATCTTGGGACTGAAGATGTCGAAGAGACGGCGGGTGAAATAGAGGAATCCTCCGCAGCGACTGACAATGAACTGGTCAAGCTGGTGAATAAAATCATTATCGACGCCTATAAAATGGGCGCATCGGATATTCATATCGAACCCTATTCAGGGAAAGAAAAAACCAAAGTGCGCTTCCGTAAGGATGGCTCGCTGATGCCATATATCGAGGTTCCGGCAGGTTATCGCAATTCTATGATCACACGCATAAAAATTATGTGCGATATGGATATCTCCGAAAAGCGAAAACCGCAGGATGGCAAGATTAAGTTCAGGAAATTTGCGCCACTGGATATCGAATTGCGTGTCGCGACCATTCCTTCAGCCGGTGGTTTGGAAGATGTCGTGATGCGGATTCTGGCTGCCGGTGAACCGATTCCGCTGGATAAAATGGGCTTTACCGAGCACAATCTGGAGGAGCTGAAGAAAATTATCAGCAAACCGTACGGGTTGTTTTTTGTATGCGGCCCGACAGGCTCAGGTAAAACAACCACGCTGCATTCGGTATTGAAATATCTCAATCGCGACGATACCAAGATTTGGACTGCGGAAGATCCGGTTGAGATCACGCAAAGAGGATTGCGTCAGGTACAAATTAACGTCAAAGCGGGATTAACCTTTCCTGCCATCATGCGTTCTTTTCTGCGAGCAGATCCGGATATTATTATGGTGGGCGAGATGCGCGACAAGGAAACTACCAGTATCGGTATCGAAGCTTCATTAACCGGGCACTTGGTTTTGGCGACACTGCATACCAACAGCGCGCCGGAATCGGTCATTCGGTTACTGGATATGGGCATGGATCCGTTCAACTTTTCTGATGCTCTGCTGGGTGTGTTGGCGCAACGTCTGGCGAAGCGCTTATGCAAGAATTGTAAAGAATCGTATGTAGCCAGCGAACATGAAGTCGATACATTATTAGCCGAGTATTGCGCCGAGCTCAGGAATATCGACCGTTTTAAAGCCGATCCCGATGCTGCACTTCGTGAAATACGCGAACAATGGATCCAACAATATGGAGATGATCAAGGTCAAATTACCTTGTACAAGGCGGCCGGTTGTGACGATTGCGTCGGTACCGGTTATTCCGGGCGGGTAGGACTACATGAATTGATGACAGCCACCGATGCACTGAAAAAGAATATTCAAGAGCGCGTACGAGTGGCGGATATGCTGGTGACGGCCTTGGGTGATGGTATGCGGACGCTAAAGCAGGACGGCATTGAAAAGGTTTTACAGGGAATTACCGATATACATCAGGTACGAGTGGTGTGTATCAAGTAA
- a CDS encoding 3',5'-cyclic-nucleotide phosphodiesterase: protein MKLRILGCSGGIGSGEQTTAMLLDDDVLIDAGTGVGNLSLSEMIKIDHILVTHAHLDHVAFIPFLVDTAGSIRNKPITIHAIQPTLDTLREHLFNWHLWPDFTKIPNDISPYMRYETLSLGDTILLDGRAITPLPAHHAVPTVGFQVDSGLASLVFSGDTTTNDAFWVAVNKIVNLQYLIIECAFCNQKRDIAIRSRHFCPSLLAEELEKLERNAEIFITHLKPGEADVIMEEIDQCIGKYNPRRLENNQLFEF, encoded by the coding sequence TTGAAGCTCAGGATCTTAGGGTGTAGCGGAGGGATAGGAAGCGGCGAACAAACCACTGCGATGTTGCTGGACGACGATGTGCTGATCGACGCGGGAACAGGCGTGGGTAATTTGAGTTTGTCCGAGATGATCAAAATTGATCATATTCTTGTCACGCATGCACACTTGGATCATGTCGCATTTATTCCGTTTCTGGTGGATACCGCCGGTTCCATCCGCAACAAACCGATAACCATTCATGCCATCCAGCCCACGCTGGATACGTTGCGGGAGCATCTGTTCAACTGGCATCTGTGGCCGGATTTTACAAAAATTCCCAATGATATTTCCCCCTATATGCGGTACGAAACATTGTCGTTGGGGGATACCATTCTTCTCGATGGCCGTGCGATTACGCCACTACCCGCCCATCACGCCGTTCCTACGGTCGGTTTTCAGGTGGACTCAGGGTTAGCCAGTCTTGTTTTTTCCGGTGATACAACTACTAATGATGCCTTCTGGGTGGCCGTTAATAAGATTGTAAATTTGCAGTATTTGATCATTGAATGCGCCTTCTGCAATCAGAAAAGGGATATCGCGATCAGATCACGGCATTTTTGCCCCAGCTTGCTGGCGGAAGAATTAGAGAAATTGGAACGGAACGCGGAAATATTTATTACGCACCTGAAACCCGGTGAGGCTGATGTCATCATGGAAGAAATCGATCAGTGCATTGGAAAATATAATCCACGCCGCCTTGAGAACAATCAATTATTCGAATTTTAG
- a CDS encoding universal stress protein, translated as MLKILLPVDGSDYANKAITGFIALLDWYKEKPELHLLNVQYPLRGNVALFINQTDIKQYHQEEGQKELQSTCALLDQAGVAYQYHIVVGDPAEMIVRFASEKQFDQIVLGPRGAGGIQGLLLGSVTSKVMQLAKIPVLLIK; from the coding sequence ATGCTAAAAATTTTATTACCTGTCGATGGTTCTGATTATGCCAATAAAGCAATAACCGGCTTCATTGCGTTATTGGACTGGTATAAGGAAAAACCGGAGCTGCATTTGCTGAATGTGCAATATCCGCTGCGCGGCAATGTGGCATTGTTCATTAACCAGACGGATATTAAGCAATATCACCAGGAAGAAGGCCAGAAAGAATTGCAAAGCACGTGCGCTTTGCTCGATCAAGCGGGTGTTGCTTATCAATATCACATTGTGGTGGGTGATCCGGCCGAAATGATCGTCCGGTTCGCTAGTGAAAAGCAATTTGATCAGATTGTGCTGGGGCCGCGCGGAGCAGGCGGTATCCAAGGTTTGTTGTTGGGCTCGGTAACCAGCAAAGTGATGCAGTTGGCAAAAATTCCCGTATTATTGATTAAGTAA
- a CDS encoding TerC family protein: MAFDSPQFWLAVLQIIAIDIVLGGDNAVVIALACRRLPEQQRKLGIFWGVFGAILLRVVLIFFALSLLTMPYLKIVGAALLVWIGIKLLQPEPEGAHEIDASTTLIGAIKTIIVADAVMSLDNVIAIAGAAKDDIGLVIFGLVVSVPIIVWGSQMVMKVMDRYPVTIAIGAGLLGWIAGDMAVTDVVTKEWVSTQAKYLQWIAPASVALLVIAAGKLLAARKPVKPRPLEDLADEKMPK, encoded by the coding sequence ATGGCTTTTGATAGTCCGCAATTTTGGCTCGCTGTATTACAGATTATCGCAATTGATATTGTGCTGGGTGGCGACAATGCCGTTGTCATCGCACTGGCTTGCCGGCGTTTGCCCGAACAGCAGCGCAAATTGGGTATTTTCTGGGGAGTGTTCGGCGCAATCCTATTGCGCGTGGTGCTGATCTTTTTTGCCTTGAGTCTGCTGACTATGCCCTATTTGAAAATTGTCGGCGCGGCTTTATTGGTTTGGATCGGTATCAAGTTGCTGCAACCCGAGCCGGAGGGCGCGCATGAGATCGATGCCAGCACGACGTTAATCGGTGCGATTAAAACGATTATCGTGGCGGATGCGGTGATGAGCCTGGACAACGTTATCGCCATCGCGGGCGCGGCCAAGGATGACATCGGTTTGGTCATTTTCGGTTTGGTCGTCAGCGTGCCGATCATCGTATGGGGCAGTCAAATGGTGATGAAGGTCATGGATCGATATCCGGTTACGATCGCGATTGGCGCTGGATTGCTGGGATGGATTGCGGGCGATATGGCGGTTACCGATGTCGTCACCAAGGAATGGGTCAGTACGCAGGCGAAGTATCTTCAGTGGATCGCGCCGGCTTCTGTAGCACTTCTGGTGATTGCGGCCGGCAAATTGCTGGCGGCCCGGAAACCGGTAAAACCTCGGCCGTTGGAAGATTTGGCCGATGAAAAAATGCCCAAATAG
- a CDS encoding patatin-like phospholipase family protein, with protein MYEQKKSLDVPKVGLVLTGGGARAAYQVGVLRAIAELLPDKTRNPFPIICGTSAGAINAASIAVSAHNFAEGVGRLEEVWSNFHVDQIYRSDLMGVIHNTLRCMLSLVSSEYGQHNPISLLDNAPLEALLKSRFSFRTVQHCIRSGSLHALGLTAWGYTSGQSVTFYQAAREVLPWKRAQRLGLPVEIGVEHLMASSSIPFIFPAVKLNREYFGDGSMRQMAPISPALHLGADKVLIIGVRKPVTDEPKRISASGYPPFAQIAGHALNSIFVDSLDVDLERLLRINETLKLIPPEAFKANNISLRPIEAMMIAPSEGINEIAQKYAHTLPWIMRYLYRAIGAMGPNGSTLLSYVLFEVPFCRDLIELGYNDTMQQKNELLKFIGVQDKV; from the coding sequence GTGTATGAACAGAAGAAATCATTAGACGTACCGAAAGTTGGACTTGTTCTGACCGGTGGTGGAGCGCGCGCAGCCTATCAAGTGGGTGTGTTGCGCGCAATCGCCGAATTATTACCCGATAAGACGCGTAACCCGTTCCCGATTATTTGTGGCACCTCCGCCGGTGCTATCAATGCCGCCAGTATTGCCGTTTCCGCCCACAATTTTGCCGAAGGTGTCGGACGGCTGGAAGAAGTCTGGTCGAATTTTCATGTCGATCAGATTTACCGGTCGGATCTCATGGGTGTTATTCATAACACTTTGCGCTGTATGCTCTCCTTGGTATCGAGCGAATACGGCCAGCATAATCCCATTTCCCTGCTGGATAATGCACCGCTGGAAGCTTTGCTGAAAAGCCGTTTTTCTTTCCGCACCGTTCAACACTGTATCCGCTCCGGCTCGCTGCATGCACTGGGATTGACTGCCTGGGGATACACATCGGGTCAATCGGTGACTTTCTACCAAGCGGCACGAGAAGTGTTGCCGTGGAAACGGGCGCAAAGACTGGGTCTTCCGGTCGAGATCGGGGTTGAACATTTGATGGCTTCTTCATCGATACCGTTTATTTTTCCTGCGGTGAAATTGAATCGTGAGTATTTTGGCGATGGCTCTATGCGTCAGATGGCGCCGATTAGCCCGGCGCTTCATCTGGGTGCCGACAAGGTATTGATCATCGGTGTGCGCAAGCCGGTGACCGACGAGCCCAAACGTATCAGCGCATCGGGTTATCCGCCTTTTGCACAGATTGCCGGGCATGCGTTGAACAGCATCTTTGTCGACAGCCTGGATGTGGATCTGGAACGTTTGCTGCGCATTAATGAAACACTGAAACTGATTCCGCCCGAGGCGTTTAAAGCGAATAACATATCGCTGCGTCCCATTGAGGCGATGATGATTGCACCGAGCGAGGGAATCAACGAAATTGCGCAGAAATATGCGCATACGCTGCCGTGGATCATGCGCTATTTGTACCGTGCCATCGGCGCCATGGGACCGAATGGTTCGACTTTACTCAGCTACGTATTATTTGAAGTGCCTTTCTGCCGCGATTTAATCGAGTTGGGTTATAACGATACCATGCAGCAAAAAAATGAACTATTGAAGTTTATTGGGGTTCAAGACAAGGTATAG
- the pip gene encoding prolyl aminopeptidase, with protein sequence MNHHSPAALYHEIQPYRQGTLALDTIHTMYWEESGNPSGTPVVFIHGGPGAGSTPAHRRFFDPAYYRIVIYDQRGAGRSTPLGETQDNTTPHLINDLETLRQHLGIERWLVFGGSWGSTLALAYGEAHPERCLGFILRGIFLCRKQEIDWFLYGLRNLFPEPWRELVAPLSGAERNDILSAYYQRLMNPDPAIHMPAARTWSTYEGSCSTLLPNPATVRYFASDTVALGLARMEAHYFMHNIFLPDNSLLDNVHKLHNIPATIVQGRYDAVCPIVSADDLHHVWPQAEYIIIDDAGHSAWEPGIQSALVRAADRFKTQNT encoded by the coding sequence ATGAACCACCATTCCCCTGCTGCGCTTTACCATGAAATTCAACCCTACCGGCAAGGCACATTAGCCTTGGATACCATCCACACCATGTACTGGGAGGAATCCGGCAATCCTTCCGGCACACCAGTGGTATTTATCCATGGCGGCCCCGGCGCGGGATCGACACCGGCGCACCGGCGCTTCTTCGATCCGGCATATTACCGCATAGTCATATACGATCAAAGGGGCGCGGGGCGCTCAACACCGCTGGGTGAAACACAAGACAACACAACACCGCATCTGATCAACGACTTGGAAACACTGCGCCAGCATTTGGGAATCGAACGCTGGCTGGTATTCGGCGGCTCGTGGGGCAGCACGCTCGCACTGGCGTATGGTGAAGCGCATCCGGAACGTTGTCTGGGCTTCATCCTGCGCGGCATTTTTCTGTGCCGCAAACAGGAAATCGACTGGTTTTTGTACGGATTGCGCAATTTGTTCCCGGAACCCTGGCGTGAATTGGTTGCGCCCTTATCCGGCGCGGAACGCAACGACATCCTGTCCGCCTATTATCAACGCCTGATGAACCCGGATCCGGCTATCCACATGCCCGCAGCACGCACCTGGAGCACCTACGAAGGCTCATGCTCGACGTTATTGCCGAATCCAGCGACAGTCCGCTATTTTGCCAGCGATACCGTAGCGCTCGGGTTGGCGCGCATGGAAGCGCATTACTTCATGCACAATATTTTTCTGCCGGACAACTCGTTGCTGGATAACGTGCACAAACTGCACAACATCCCCGCCACCATCGTGCAAGGCCGCTACGATGCCGTCTGCCCTATCGTCAGCGCGGACGATCTGCATCACGTCTGGCCGCAGGCGGAATACATCATCATCGACGACGCCGGGCATTCGGCGTGGGAACCGGGGATTCAATCCGCTCTGGTCCGGGCCGCCGACCGGTTCAAAACACAAAATACCTGA
- a CDS encoding CPBP family intramembrane glutamic endopeptidase, with translation MSRQRKRQSLERVAARLASPFPMTAALIRLRECGSLLDKGLLLFCTVWVGILITLNYTLGIESGMIKGLDSRWQQCVALFLVYCSAFVVPYGFAMVFRSHLIAATPLFWWLLLIAPALFAIKASVANPLENQIDGVWGSYWTIVTTLPFKLLVVLAPLIVIQRWFPEQPGFWGLTLRNVRWWPYGLMLLMMVPLIVYAGTQPDFLAAYPRLKQIAFIALHTEHFGWFQLLYEVSYGIDFVTIELFFRGFLIFAFARYAGPAAILPMAVFYCSVHFGKPLLECISSFFGGLILGVVAYQTRSIAGGLAVHLGIAWMMEVSAYIGNFRSG, from the coding sequence ATGAGCCGTCAGCGGAAGCGGCAAAGTCTTGAACGTGTTGCCGCCCGGCTTGCTTCTCCTTTCCCGATGACGGCCGCTCTCATCCGTTTGCGCGAGTGCGGGTCTTTGCTGGACAAAGGGCTGCTGCTATTTTGCACGGTTTGGGTGGGGATTTTGATCACGCTGAACTATACGCTGGGCATTGAAAGCGGCATGATCAAAGGGCTGGATTCTCGCTGGCAGCAGTGTGTTGCGCTGTTTCTGGTGTATTGCAGCGCGTTTGTGGTTCCGTATGGGTTTGCCATGGTATTCCGCAGCCATTTGATCGCGGCTACGCCGCTATTTTGGTGGTTGCTGCTGATCGCACCGGCTTTGTTTGCGATTAAGGCGAGTGTGGCTAATCCGCTGGAAAATCAAATCGATGGGGTGTGGGGGAGTTATTGGACGATTGTCACGACGCTGCCTTTTAAGTTGCTGGTGGTGCTGGCGCCGTTGATCGTGATACAGCGGTGGTTTCCTGAGCAGCCGGGTTTTTGGGGACTGACGCTGCGCAATGTGCGCTGGTGGCCGTACGGTTTGATGCTGTTGATGATGGTGCCGCTGATTGTGTACGCCGGGACGCAACCGGATTTTCTCGCGGCGTATCCGCGCTTAAAGCAGATTGCCTTCATCGCGCTGCACACAGAGCATTTCGGCTGGTTTCAGTTGTTGTACGAGGTCAGTTACGGCATTGATTTTGTCACGATCGAACTGTTCTTCCGCGGTTTCCTGATTTTTGCGTTTGCCCGTTATGCTGGACCGGCGGCGATTCTGCCGATGGCGGTTTTTTATTGCAGTGTCCATTTCGGCAAACCGCTGCTCGAGTGCATTTCTTCCTTCTTCGGCGGGTTGATTTTGGGTGTCGTCGCGTATCAAACCCGCTCCATCGCCGGTGGTCTGGCGGTGCATCTCGGCATCGCGTGGATGATGGAGGTCAGCGCTTATATCGGGAATTTCAGGAGTGGATAA
- a CDS encoding toll/interleukin-1 receptor domain-containing protein encodes MNPTARVFISYSHDSDTHRAFVHNLANDLRRDGLDCQIDQYVNGFPPEGWQRWMENQIEQADFVLIVCTPLYLQRYRGIDPDGGRGVNFEGVVISQTLYDHYYRNTKFIPVIPERGSLSDVPLPLKGFTTYKLPQDYTALYRLLTDQHATPAPEIGGMIYLPPETGSGLALNVNIAQQAVQVASYTNLPDAAVQTLVAQLEKQLTEEKRNNHNLRDLLERYRSDVAEWESKYRDALVQNAADLQKNPENPQLLAEQQALQAGELEQAAQIRERYYQNLKREKTAELAQEAYTAAERWENAFNMRKALALYQEAVVFRRDYPEAWRNIGSIARRMGNSTLALEAAQNLQKQLDPEKDLWWFVIALGDEADILLALGDNRKAFEKYQQCQLLLEQLVKAEPDNIDLQRDLSVSYNKVGDMHVKSGDNAAALKAYQESLATRKRLAELDSKHTGWQRDLSVSYERVGDMHVKSGDNAAALKVYQDGLAIDKRLVELDPKHTGWQRDLSVSHNKIGGVHEKTGDNAAALKAYQDGLAISKRLAELDPKHTQWQRDLSVSYNKVGDMHVKRGDNAAALKAYQDGLAIAKRLAELDPTVVQWQTDLVVSYVKLSQTLTGQQKGLLADALEILYRLKRENRLDHEKQQWIGTLEGMLQPVSSGRDEPSAEAAKS; translated from the coding sequence ATGAATCCAACTGCCCGCGTTTTTATCAGTTACAGCCACGACTCGGATACGCACCGTGCATTCGTGCACAATCTGGCCAACGATTTGCGCCGGGATGGCTTGGATTGCCAGATCGATCAATACGTCAACGGTTTCCCGCCGGAAGGCTGGCAACGCTGGATGGAAAACCAGATCGAACAAGCAGATTTCGTGTTGATCGTCTGCACGCCGCTGTACTTGCAGCGCTACCGGGGAATCGATCCGGACGGCGGGCGCGGCGTCAATTTCGAAGGCGTGGTGATTTCGCAAACGCTGTACGATCATTACTACCGCAACACCAAATTCATCCCGGTTATTCCCGAACGCGGCAGTTTGAGCGATGTGCCGTTGCCGCTGAAAGGCTTTACCACCTATAAACTACCGCAAGACTACACCGCGCTGTACCGGTTGTTGACAGATCAGCACGCGACACCGGCGCCAGAGATCGGCGGCATGATTTATCTTCCGCCGGAGACCGGTAGCGGGCTTGCGTTAAACGTCAATATTGCGCAACAGGCGGTACAAGTTGCTTCGTATACCAACTTGCCCGATGCCGCAGTCCAAACGCTCGTGGCGCAATTGGAGAAACAGCTTACCGAAGAGAAACGCAATAATCACAATCTCAGAGATCTGCTCGAAAGATACCGCAGCGATGTGGCGGAATGGGAAAGCAAATACCGCGATGCACTGGTGCAAAACGCAGCCGATCTGCAAAAGAATCCCGAAAATCCGCAACTGCTGGCAGAACAGCAAGCCTTGCAGGCAGGTGAATTGGAACAGGCGGCGCAAATCCGTGAGCGCTATTATCAAAACCTGAAACGGGAAAAAACGGCAGAACTGGCGCAGGAAGCGTATACAGCCGCGGAGCGCTGGGAAAACGCTTTCAATATGCGCAAAGCATTGGCGCTGTATCAAGAGGCCGTCGTATTCCGGCGCGATTACCCCGAAGCTTGGCGCAATATCGGCAGCATCGCCAGGAGAATGGGCAACAGTACGCTGGCGCTGGAAGCCGCGCAAAATCTGCAGAAACAGCTCGATCCAGAAAAAGATCTCTGGTGGTTTGTAATCGCATTAGGTGATGAAGCGGATATTTTGCTTGCGCTGGGCGATAACCGGAAAGCATTTGAGAAATACCAGCAATGCCAATTATTGCTGGAGCAACTTGTGAAAGCGGAACCGGATAATATCGATTTACAGCGTGACCTGTCGGTGAGCTATAACAAAGTCGGCGACATGCATGTGAAAAGTGGCGACAATGCGGCGGCGCTGAAGGCGTACCAGGAATCGCTAGCGACTCGTAAGAGACTCGCGGAACTCGACTCGAAGCACACGGGTTGGCAGCGCGACCTGTCGGTGAGCTATGAGCGAGTCGGGGACATGCATGTGAAAAGCGGCGACAACGCGGCGGCGCTGAAAGTGTATCAGGATGGTCTTGCTATCGACAAGAGACTGGTGGAACTCGACCCGAAGCACACGGGTTGGCAGCGCGACCTGTCGGTGAGTCATAACAAGATCGGCGGCGTACATGAGAAAACCGGTGACAACGCGGCGGCGCTGAAGGCGTATCAGGATGGACTTGCCATCTCCAAGAGACTGGCGGAACTCGACCCGAAGCACACGCAGTGGCAGCGCGACTTATCGGTGAGTTATAACAAAGTCGGAGACATGCATGTGAAACGTGGTGACAACGCGGCGGCGCTGAAGGCGTATCAAGATGGTCTTGCCATCGCCAAGAGACTGGCGGAGCTTGACCCGACTGTGGTGCAGTGGCAAACCGATCTGGTGGTGAGCTATGTCAAGCTGTCGCAGACTCTGACCGGACAGCAAAAGGGATTGCTGGCGGATGCGTTGGAGATTTTATACCGATTGAAGCGTGAAAATCGGTTGGATCATGAGAAGCAGCAGTGGATCGGTACATTGGAGGGAATGCTGCAACCGGTTTCATCTGGCCGGGATGAGCCGTCAGCGGAAGCGGCAAAGTCTTGA
- a CDS encoding EAL and HDOD domain-containing protein has product MESYFLGRQPILDRNQNLVAYELLFRQEQTQETAKVTDDLSASANVIVNAYGRFGIQNVLGQQRGFINADLDLIMSDIISLLPSKHVVLEVRVPECITAEFLQQCNELKQRGYQFALDNIVAIDSKIEQLLPIVSVVKVDVLALQTDELEKLVTTLKRWPVLLLALKVESREQEIRCKQLGFQMFQGYYFAKPEVMSVKRTDPGKLSLLRLLTLVTDNHDHDEIEREFKRQPGLSYNLMRMVNSVAGDLPRKINSIKHAITLMGREQLLKWIQLLLYTSSQPEDGAPDIRMQMAVERGKLMELIATAERPHDKNHHERAFIVGILSLLDELLGIDMQQIVNKLGISDDMCQALMKREGRLGQALKLLEADEQDDHAAIQSILAGLGFLSRDEFTAIKIQATGWADQTGGIAN; this is encoded by the coding sequence ATGGAAAGTTATTTTCTTGGCCGGCAACCCATTCTGGATCGTAATCAGAACTTAGTCGCGTACGAATTGCTGTTCCGTCAGGAGCAGACTCAGGAGACTGCGAAAGTCACCGACGACTTATCCGCATCGGCGAACGTGATCGTCAACGCGTACGGCCGTTTCGGTATCCAGAATGTGCTCGGGCAGCAGCGCGGCTTCATCAACGCCGACCTCGACTTGATCATGAGCGACATCATCAGCCTACTCCCGAGCAAGCATGTGGTGCTGGAAGTCCGGGTGCCGGAATGCATCACGGCGGAATTCTTGCAGCAGTGCAACGAATTGAAGCAAAGGGGATATCAATTCGCGTTGGACAACATTGTGGCGATCGACAGCAAAATCGAGCAATTGCTACCGATCGTCAGCGTGGTGAAAGTCGATGTGCTGGCACTGCAAACGGACGAACTGGAGAAACTGGTCACCACATTGAAACGCTGGCCGGTTCTGCTGTTGGCGCTGAAAGTGGAAAGCCGGGAACAGGAAATACGCTGTAAACAACTGGGATTCCAGATGTTTCAGGGTTACTACTTCGCCAAACCCGAGGTGATGTCAGTGAAACGCACCGATCCGGGAAAGCTGTCGCTGCTCAGGCTGTTGACTTTGGTGACGGATAATCACGATCACGACGAAATCGAGCGGGAATTCAAACGTCAGCCGGGCTTGAGTTATAACCTGATGCGCATGGTCAATTCCGTCGCCGGTGACTTGCCGCGCAAAATCAACTCGATCAAGCACGCGATCACGTTGATGGGACGCGAGCAATTGCTGAAATGGATACAACTGCTGCTGTACACCTCCAGCCAGCCGGAAGACGGCGCGCCGGATATTCGCATGCAAATGGCAGTGGAACGCGGCAAGCTGATGGAATTGATCGCCACCGCCGAGCGGCCGCACGATAAAAATCACCACGAGCGGGCATTTATCGTCGGTATTCTGTCGCTACTGGATGAATTACTCGGCATCGACATGCAGCAGATTGTCAACAAGCTCGGTATTTCCGACGATATGTGCCAGGCTTTGATGAAACGGGAAGGACGCTTGGGACAGGCACTCAAATTGCTGGAAGCCGATGAGCAGGACGATCATGCCGCGATTCAATCCATCTTGGCCGGTCTCGGTTTTTTGAGCCGGGATGAATTCACCGCTATTAAAATACAAGCAACCGGCTGGGCCGATCAAACCGGCGGCATCGCCAATTAG